A part of Kryptolebias marmoratus isolate JLee-2015 linkage group LG8, ASM164957v2, whole genome shotgun sequence genomic DNA contains:
- the espn gene encoding espin isoform X1, with the protein MVVLESDRTLLAARQGDVQSLRAQLAAKVLNSDIKDALGASPVHHAARAGRLSCLRFLVDEAGLPGNCVANNGATPAHDAAATGNLACLQWLLTQGGCRPEDRDSSGATVLHLAARFSHHEITDWLLKSGEGDPGASTDTGALPVHYAAAKGDLASLRLLLGHSPNLVNSQTKNGATPLYLACQEGHLEVVQYLVKDCGADPSIRANDGMTPLHAAAQMGHNTVIVWLMSFTDISLTDRDGDKATAMHFAASRGHSKVLSWLLLHGGEIVTDSWGGTPLHDAAENGELECCQILVVNGVDLGIRDQDGFTAADLAEYNGHSQCAKYLRTVENMSVEHRVLSRDPSTDLEYKQPDSGLSSPNTTMPPSSQAVHFDIGSPSSSLSNYDSANSSQSSTGEKRSSLTTSQGPPTQLNTVAHQGTSESALSDMQAYMDMLNPDIGTNTSKKNETPVDAVPKPPPPPPAYPPPPPPQSPPALPPPPSYPAPPPPQEPSPAEFLKVKSNLRHVEKKNNKKELTPGEGHDKLRRVDSNRKSRSFNKQPSTGDYYKTLGDDTAEPQESKGMAPNEEASQGSALLEEPTQSPAPSSENGTAEESVPPPPPPPPPPPLPPSNPMPTPPPPPPLPSGTQTTQNNASSTSTDQRRPSSSSGSGNISASQLEGGPLRQMKCTKSFNMMSPTGDNSELLAEIKAGKSLKPTPHSKGYTTVFSNSGPTGNNESTTPPETQSSTPPAKPASPPQSSTPVTSPPVTPSPSPSPSPSPSPSPSPTGSGSSKVMSASASYEQLSSNSVVNGNGGGRSAKAESVRKTSLADVEALVPTHDEQGKAIPEWKRQVMVRKLQAKMQEEEDHKRKFASSGHYQPQEWHYSFTHNAILGPFGELMTEADLNRIEKQIENLQVMHKVSEVEKELEELERELHQLLPVSAALNQEYFSVNPKQVHGQAEDLPAWCSKISTLLKSMAILLATLGGKEIDVLDLIFPGYSQEQAKNIDAAPSQTSATTGFVARSQSFSTREEVEREIKQCGVSVKNLKANYEIQNQTQSTNDQASRVYKRKRSLPVVSESDCLETTCKDDVPCSSATVLDFSTNGHLPSVEESVLPLVEEPVIIASHVPPTYAPTEAMAPSNMQEFNQVLFSDPILNNDQLTRSLEVQTDMSYVQECVEMRKERIVLLFLEHWRKYTISESYRTKYTGRRGNYLDVGCEDYSQFNNQVDGEMHSDDDKMLMFMKSKQVVGNLIGHWRAIMSQVPSRQIRRLSRAQMMYWPEHFLPHINGSPVSYESLTLDLFMLGYFQLLEMNMSRGERKFRHLLCYEMFDRLGSHKWEVIRQFHREVMMEIESGKRDWADGFEDIKIKYFGDIDNGGGMMTASLHSVSPDMSAVPSQESLPPPPSHPPPPPPTHPAPPPPNAPSASAPPASQPDISPSPSSAEAQNCVSDNGNSLEDGARENVTSNEQKPSNESVVPNVTLSEQDQMQNLTTKSVQQAETTKDTKDSPKKDVPPVAGTIIEKPHVDKQPPRDEPNEDAIKVIYELKEFSNEEIIRYIDRSFAFWKEKEAELFDI; encoded by the exons ATGGTGGTGCTGGAGAGCGACAGGACGCTGCTGGCGGCGAGGCAAGGAGACGTGCAGAGCCTGAGGGCGCAGCTGGCGGCGAAAGTGCTCAACAGCGACATCAAGGATGCGCTGGGGGCCTCGCCGGTCCACCACGCAGCCCGGGCCGGGAGGCTGAGCTGCCTGCGCTTCCTGGTGGACGAGGCAGGGCTGCCGGGCAACTGTGTGGCGAACAACGGGGCCACTCCGGCGCACGACGCGGCGGCCACCGGGAACCTGGCCTGCTTGCAGTGGCTGCTGACCCAGGGTGGATGTCGGCCGGAG GACAGAGATAGCTCTGGCGCCACTGTTCTCCACCTTGCAGCCCGCTTCAGTCACCATGAGATCACTGACTGGCTGCTGAAGAGTGGCGAGGGGGACCCCGGGGCCTCCACCGATACAGGTGCTCTACCTGTTCATTATGCTGCTGCCAAGGGAGACCTGGCTTCTCTGCGACTGTTACTGGGGCACAGCCCAAA TCTTGTCAATTCCCAAACGAAGAATGGTGCCACACCGCTCTACCTGGCCTGCCAGGAGGGTCACCTGGAGGTTGTCCAATACCTGGTGAAGGACTGCGGGGCAGATCCGAGCATCAGAGCCAATGATGGGATGACGCCTCTGCATGCTGCTGCTCAGATGGGCCACAACACTGTCATAGTCTGGCTG ATGAGTTTCACGGACATCAGCCTGACAGACAGGGACGGCGACAAAGCCACAGCCATGCACTTTGCAGCCAGCCGCGGCCACTCCAAGGTGctcagctggctgctgctgcacgGTGGCGAGATCGTCACCGACAGCTGGGGGGGGACCCCGCTCCACGACGCTGCAGAGAATGGCGAACTGGAG TGCTGTCAGATCCTCGTCGTGAACGGGGTGGACCTGGGTATCAGGGACCAGGATGGCTTCACAGCAGCTGACCTGGCTGAGTATAACGGCCACTCTCAGTGTGCCAAGTACCTGCGCACGGTGGAAAACATG AGTGTGGAGCACCGGGTTTTGTCTCGGGACCCGTCGACGGACCTGGAGTACAAGCAGCCAGACTCGGGCCTGTCGTCCCCGAACACCACCATGCCTCCTTCCAGCCAGGCGGTGCACTTTGACATCGGCTCACCGTCCAGCTCCCTGTCCAACTATGACTCCGCCAACTCCAGCCAGTCCAGCACCGGGGAGAAGAGGAGCAGCTTAACCACTTCCCAGGGCCCACCCACTCAACTGAACACAGTTGCACATCAAG GCACATCAGAGTCTGCCCTTTCAGACATGCAAGCCTACATGGACATGCTGAACCCAGACATCGGCACCAACACGTCCAAGAAGAACGAGACGCCTGTCGACGCCGTCCCCAAGCCGCCCCCTCCACCGCCGGCCTATCCGCCCCCACCGCCCCCCCAGTCCCCACCAGCACTTCCTCCGCCTCCCAGCTACCCCGCACCGCCGCCTCCACAGGAGCCTTCGCCAGCCGAGTTCCTCAAGGTGAAAAGCAACTTGAGGCacgtggagaaaaaaaacaacaaaaaggag CTAACTCCTGGAGAAGGTCACGATAAATTGCGGCGTGTGgattcaaacaggaagtcgaGGAGTTTTAACAAACAGCCCAGCACTGGGGACTACTACAAGACGCTGGGCGACGACACGGCGGAGCCCCAGGAGAGCAAAGGCATGGCGCCCAACGAGGAGGCAAGTCAG GGTTCGGCGTTATTGGAGGAGCCTACCCAAAGCCCTGCCCCCAGCTCCGAAAATGGCACAGCAGAGGAATCGGTCCcgcctcctccaccacctcctcctccgccaCCTCTTCCTCCAAGCAATCCGATGCCAActccccctccacctcctccgcTGCCCTCTGGGACCCAAACCACCCAGAATAATGCCAGTAGCACCTCCACCGATCAGCGACGCCCATCTTCCTCATCAGGAA GCGGGAATATCTCCGCCTCTCAGCTCGAAGGAGGGCCACTTAGACAGATGAAGT GCACAAAATCTTTCAACATGATGTCCCCCACCGGTGACAACTCAGAGCTGCTGGCAGAGATCAAAGCAGGAAAGAGCCTCAAGCCCACGCCACACAGTAAAGGCTACACCACTGTATTTTCCAACAGCGGACCCACAGGCAACAAT GAGTCCACCACACCTCCAGAGACTCAGTCATCTACCCCACCAGCCAAACCAGCGTCCCCTCCACAATCCAGCACGCCTGTCACCTCCCCACCAGTCACTCCAAGCCCCAGCCCAAGCCCCAGCCCCAGCCCCAGCCCCAGTCCCAGTCCCACCGGTTCTGGATCGTCAAAGGTCATGTCGGCCTCTGCCAGCTACGAGCAGCTGTCCTCCAACTCCGTCGTCAACGGGAACGGAGGTGGCAGGTCAGCAAAAGCAGAGTCTGTAAGGAAGACGAGTCTGGCGGATGTCGAGGCGCTGGTGCCCACTCATGACGAGCAGGGAAAAGCTATACCTGAGTGGAAGAGGCAGGTGATGGTGCGAAAGCTTCAGGCCAAGATGCAAGAGGAGGAAGACCACAAACGCAAG TTTGCATCAAGTGGGCACTACCAACCTCAGGAATGGCACTACTCCTTCACCCACAATGCCATTTTGGGCCCGTTTGGAGAGCTGATGACCGAGGCTGACCTGAATCGAATTGAGAAACAAATTGAGAACCTGCAGGTCATGCATAAAGTATCAGAAGTGGAAAAGGAGCTGGAGGAACTGGAGCGAGAGCTTCACCAGCTTCTGCCGGTTTCGGCTGCTCTTAATCAGGAGTACTTCTCAGTTAATCCGAAGCAAGTACATGGCCAAGCTGAGGATCTCCCAGCCTGGTGCAGCAAGATCTCCACCCTGCTCAAGAGTATGGCAATTCTACTCGCCACCCTGGGAGGCAAAGAGATAGACGTTTTGGATCTTATATTTCCTGGATATTCTCAAGAGCAAGCAAAAAATATAGACGCAGCCCCGTCCCAAACATCTGCTACCACTGGATTTGTTGCACGCTCCCAGTCCTTCTCAACCAGAGAAGAAGTGGAAAGGGAAATCAAGCAGTGTGGAGTTTCAGTGAAGAACCTTAAGGCCAATTATGAAATTCAGAATCAGACACAGTCTACAAATGACCAAGCTAGTAGGGTTTACAAGCGAAAAAGGTCTCTTCCTGTGGTAAGTGAGTCTGATTGTCTAGAGACAACTTGTAAAGATGATGTGCCTTGCTCCTCAGCAACAGTCCTCGACTTCAGTACCAACGGACATTTACCTTCAGTGGAGGAATCTGTCTTACCACTTGTTGAGGAACCAGTTATCATCGCATCTCATGTTCCTCCAACATATGCTCCCACTGAAGCGATGGCTCCAAGCAACATGCAAGAGTTCAACCAGGTTCTTTTTTCAGACCCCATTTTGAATAATGACCAACTAACTAGAAGCCTGGAGGTGCAGACAGACATGAGCTACGTCCAGGAGTGTGTCGAAATGAGGAAGGAGAGAATTGTCCTTCTGTTTCTTGAACACTGGCGGAAGTACACAATCTCAGAATCTTATCGGACTAAATATACCGGCAGGAGAGGAAATTACTTGGATGTTGGCTGTGAGGACTACAGCCAATTTAATAATCAGGTTGACGGGGAAATGCACAGTGACGATGACAAAATGCTCATGTTCATGAAGTCAAAGCAAGTAGTTGGGAATCTGATTGGCCACTGGAGAGCAATCATGAGCCAAGTGCCCAGCCGTCAGATCCGCAGGCTGAGTCGTGCCCAGATGATGTACTGGCCGGAGCACTTCTTGCCACACATCAATGGATCACCTGTCAGTTATGAAAGTCTAACCCTTGACCTCTTCATGCTTGGATATTTCCAGTTACTGGAAATGAACATGTCTCGTGGTGAGAGGAAATTCCGTCACCTCTTGTGCTATGAGATGTTTGACCGTCTTGGCAGCCATAAATGGGAGGTGATAAGACAGTTTCACCGGGAAGTCATGATGGAAATTGAGAGTGGGAAACGGGATTGGGCGGATGGCTTTGAGGATATAAAAATTAAGTATTTTGGAGACATTGATAATGGGGGAGGTATGATGACAGCTTCTCTACATTCAGTGTCTCCTGATATGTCTGCAGTGCCCTCGCAGGAATCACTTCCTCCCCCACcttctcatcctcctcctcctccacctacCCATCCTGCACCCCCACCTCCAAACGCACCTTCTGCATCAGCACCACCCGCTTCCCAACCAGATATTTCCCCATCACCATCTTCTGCTGAAGCCCAGAATTGTGTATCTGACAATGGCAACTCATTGGAGGATGGCGCACGAGAAAATGTCACATCCAATGAGCAGAAACCATCAAATGAGTCTGTGGTTCCTAATGTGACGCTTTCAGAGCAGGACCAAATGCAGAACTTGACAACTAAAAGTGTACAACAAGCTGAGACAACAAAGGACACAAAAGACAGTCCAAAGAAAGACGTTCCACCTGTTGCTGGTACAATCATAGAGAAACCTCATGTGGATAAACAGCCACCCAGAGATGAGCCTAATGAGGATGCAATTAAAGTAATCTATGAGCTAAAAGAGTTTAGCAATGAGGAAATCATCAGATACATTGATCGAAGCTTTGCTttttggaaagaaaaggaagctgAACTTTTTGATATCTAA
- the espn gene encoding espin isoform X2 gives MVVLESDRTLLAARQGDVQSLRAQLAAKVLNSDIKDALGASPVHHAARAGRLSCLRFLVDEAGLPGNCVANNGATPAHDAAATGNLACLQWLLTQGGCRPEDRDSSGATVLHLAARFSHHEITDWLLKSGEGDPGASTDTGALPVHYAAAKGDLASLRLLLGHSPNLVNSQTKNGATPLYLACQEGHLEVVQYLVKDCGADPSIRANDGMTPLHAAAQMGHNTVIVWLMSFTDISLTDRDGDKATAMHFAASRGHSKVLSWLLLHGGEIVTDSWGGTPLHDAAENGELECCQILVVNGVDLGIRDQDGFTAADLAEYNGHSQCAKYLRTVENMSVEHRVLSRDPSTDLEYKQPDSGLSSPNTTMPPSSQAVHFDIGSPSSSLSNYDSANSSQSSTGEKRSSLTTSQGPPTQLNTVAHQGTSESALSDMQAYMDMLNPDIGTNTSKKNETPVDAVPKPPPPPPAYPPPPPPQSPPALPPPPSYPAPPPPQEPSPAEFLKVKSNLRHVEKKNNKKELTPGEGHDKLRRVDSNRKSRSFNKQPSTGDYYKTLGDDTAEPQESKGMAPNEEGSALLEEPTQSPAPSSENGTAEESVPPPPPPPPPPPLPPSNPMPTPPPPPPLPSGTQTTQNNASSTSTDQRRPSSSSGSGNISASQLEGGPLRQMKCTKSFNMMSPTGDNSELLAEIKAGKSLKPTPHSKGYTTVFSNSGPTGNNESTTPPETQSSTPPAKPASPPQSSTPVTSPPVTPSPSPSPSPSPSPSPSPTGSGSSKVMSASASYEQLSSNSVVNGNGGGRSAKAESVRKTSLADVEALVPTHDEQGKAIPEWKRQVMVRKLQAKMQEEEDHKRKFASSGHYQPQEWHYSFTHNAILGPFGELMTEADLNRIEKQIENLQVMHKVSEVEKELEELERELHQLLPVSAALNQEYFSVNPKQVHGQAEDLPAWCSKISTLLKSMAILLATLGGKEIDVLDLIFPGYSQEQAKNIDAAPSQTSATTGFVARSQSFSTREEVEREIKQCGVSVKNLKANYEIQNQTQSTNDQASRVYKRKRSLPVVSESDCLETTCKDDVPCSSATVLDFSTNGHLPSVEESVLPLVEEPVIIASHVPPTYAPTEAMAPSNMQEFNQVLFSDPILNNDQLTRSLEVQTDMSYVQECVEMRKERIVLLFLEHWRKYTISESYRTKYTGRRGNYLDVGCEDYSQFNNQVDGEMHSDDDKMLMFMKSKQVVGNLIGHWRAIMSQVPSRQIRRLSRAQMMYWPEHFLPHINGSPVSYESLTLDLFMLGYFQLLEMNMSRGERKFRHLLCYEMFDRLGSHKWEVIRQFHREVMMEIESGKRDWADGFEDIKIKYFGDIDNGGGMMTASLHSVSPDMSAVPSQESLPPPPSHPPPPPPTHPAPPPPNAPSASAPPASQPDISPSPSSAEAQNCVSDNGNSLEDGARENVTSNEQKPSNESVVPNVTLSEQDQMQNLTTKSVQQAETTKDTKDSPKKDVPPVAGTIIEKPHVDKQPPRDEPNEDAIKVIYELKEFSNEEIIRYIDRSFAFWKEKEAELFDI, from the exons ATGGTGGTGCTGGAGAGCGACAGGACGCTGCTGGCGGCGAGGCAAGGAGACGTGCAGAGCCTGAGGGCGCAGCTGGCGGCGAAAGTGCTCAACAGCGACATCAAGGATGCGCTGGGGGCCTCGCCGGTCCACCACGCAGCCCGGGCCGGGAGGCTGAGCTGCCTGCGCTTCCTGGTGGACGAGGCAGGGCTGCCGGGCAACTGTGTGGCGAACAACGGGGCCACTCCGGCGCACGACGCGGCGGCCACCGGGAACCTGGCCTGCTTGCAGTGGCTGCTGACCCAGGGTGGATGTCGGCCGGAG GACAGAGATAGCTCTGGCGCCACTGTTCTCCACCTTGCAGCCCGCTTCAGTCACCATGAGATCACTGACTGGCTGCTGAAGAGTGGCGAGGGGGACCCCGGGGCCTCCACCGATACAGGTGCTCTACCTGTTCATTATGCTGCTGCCAAGGGAGACCTGGCTTCTCTGCGACTGTTACTGGGGCACAGCCCAAA TCTTGTCAATTCCCAAACGAAGAATGGTGCCACACCGCTCTACCTGGCCTGCCAGGAGGGTCACCTGGAGGTTGTCCAATACCTGGTGAAGGACTGCGGGGCAGATCCGAGCATCAGAGCCAATGATGGGATGACGCCTCTGCATGCTGCTGCTCAGATGGGCCACAACACTGTCATAGTCTGGCTG ATGAGTTTCACGGACATCAGCCTGACAGACAGGGACGGCGACAAAGCCACAGCCATGCACTTTGCAGCCAGCCGCGGCCACTCCAAGGTGctcagctggctgctgctgcacgGTGGCGAGATCGTCACCGACAGCTGGGGGGGGACCCCGCTCCACGACGCTGCAGAGAATGGCGAACTGGAG TGCTGTCAGATCCTCGTCGTGAACGGGGTGGACCTGGGTATCAGGGACCAGGATGGCTTCACAGCAGCTGACCTGGCTGAGTATAACGGCCACTCTCAGTGTGCCAAGTACCTGCGCACGGTGGAAAACATG AGTGTGGAGCACCGGGTTTTGTCTCGGGACCCGTCGACGGACCTGGAGTACAAGCAGCCAGACTCGGGCCTGTCGTCCCCGAACACCACCATGCCTCCTTCCAGCCAGGCGGTGCACTTTGACATCGGCTCACCGTCCAGCTCCCTGTCCAACTATGACTCCGCCAACTCCAGCCAGTCCAGCACCGGGGAGAAGAGGAGCAGCTTAACCACTTCCCAGGGCCCACCCACTCAACTGAACACAGTTGCACATCAAG GCACATCAGAGTCTGCCCTTTCAGACATGCAAGCCTACATGGACATGCTGAACCCAGACATCGGCACCAACACGTCCAAGAAGAACGAGACGCCTGTCGACGCCGTCCCCAAGCCGCCCCCTCCACCGCCGGCCTATCCGCCCCCACCGCCCCCCCAGTCCCCACCAGCACTTCCTCCGCCTCCCAGCTACCCCGCACCGCCGCCTCCACAGGAGCCTTCGCCAGCCGAGTTCCTCAAGGTGAAAAGCAACTTGAGGCacgtggagaaaaaaaacaacaaaaaggag CTAACTCCTGGAGAAGGTCACGATAAATTGCGGCGTGTGgattcaaacaggaagtcgaGGAGTTTTAACAAACAGCCCAGCACTGGGGACTACTACAAGACGCTGGGCGACGACACGGCGGAGCCCCAGGAGAGCAAAGGCATGGCGCCCAACGAGGAG GGTTCGGCGTTATTGGAGGAGCCTACCCAAAGCCCTGCCCCCAGCTCCGAAAATGGCACAGCAGAGGAATCGGTCCcgcctcctccaccacctcctcctccgccaCCTCTTCCTCCAAGCAATCCGATGCCAActccccctccacctcctccgcTGCCCTCTGGGACCCAAACCACCCAGAATAATGCCAGTAGCACCTCCACCGATCAGCGACGCCCATCTTCCTCATCAGGAA GCGGGAATATCTCCGCCTCTCAGCTCGAAGGAGGGCCACTTAGACAGATGAAGT GCACAAAATCTTTCAACATGATGTCCCCCACCGGTGACAACTCAGAGCTGCTGGCAGAGATCAAAGCAGGAAAGAGCCTCAAGCCCACGCCACACAGTAAAGGCTACACCACTGTATTTTCCAACAGCGGACCCACAGGCAACAAT GAGTCCACCACACCTCCAGAGACTCAGTCATCTACCCCACCAGCCAAACCAGCGTCCCCTCCACAATCCAGCACGCCTGTCACCTCCCCACCAGTCACTCCAAGCCCCAGCCCAAGCCCCAGCCCCAGCCCCAGCCCCAGTCCCAGTCCCACCGGTTCTGGATCGTCAAAGGTCATGTCGGCCTCTGCCAGCTACGAGCAGCTGTCCTCCAACTCCGTCGTCAACGGGAACGGAGGTGGCAGGTCAGCAAAAGCAGAGTCTGTAAGGAAGACGAGTCTGGCGGATGTCGAGGCGCTGGTGCCCACTCATGACGAGCAGGGAAAAGCTATACCTGAGTGGAAGAGGCAGGTGATGGTGCGAAAGCTTCAGGCCAAGATGCAAGAGGAGGAAGACCACAAACGCAAG TTTGCATCAAGTGGGCACTACCAACCTCAGGAATGGCACTACTCCTTCACCCACAATGCCATTTTGGGCCCGTTTGGAGAGCTGATGACCGAGGCTGACCTGAATCGAATTGAGAAACAAATTGAGAACCTGCAGGTCATGCATAAAGTATCAGAAGTGGAAAAGGAGCTGGAGGAACTGGAGCGAGAGCTTCACCAGCTTCTGCCGGTTTCGGCTGCTCTTAATCAGGAGTACTTCTCAGTTAATCCGAAGCAAGTACATGGCCAAGCTGAGGATCTCCCAGCCTGGTGCAGCAAGATCTCCACCCTGCTCAAGAGTATGGCAATTCTACTCGCCACCCTGGGAGGCAAAGAGATAGACGTTTTGGATCTTATATTTCCTGGATATTCTCAAGAGCAAGCAAAAAATATAGACGCAGCCCCGTCCCAAACATCTGCTACCACTGGATTTGTTGCACGCTCCCAGTCCTTCTCAACCAGAGAAGAAGTGGAAAGGGAAATCAAGCAGTGTGGAGTTTCAGTGAAGAACCTTAAGGCCAATTATGAAATTCAGAATCAGACACAGTCTACAAATGACCAAGCTAGTAGGGTTTACAAGCGAAAAAGGTCTCTTCCTGTGGTAAGTGAGTCTGATTGTCTAGAGACAACTTGTAAAGATGATGTGCCTTGCTCCTCAGCAACAGTCCTCGACTTCAGTACCAACGGACATTTACCTTCAGTGGAGGAATCTGTCTTACCACTTGTTGAGGAACCAGTTATCATCGCATCTCATGTTCCTCCAACATATGCTCCCACTGAAGCGATGGCTCCAAGCAACATGCAAGAGTTCAACCAGGTTCTTTTTTCAGACCCCATTTTGAATAATGACCAACTAACTAGAAGCCTGGAGGTGCAGACAGACATGAGCTACGTCCAGGAGTGTGTCGAAATGAGGAAGGAGAGAATTGTCCTTCTGTTTCTTGAACACTGGCGGAAGTACACAATCTCAGAATCTTATCGGACTAAATATACCGGCAGGAGAGGAAATTACTTGGATGTTGGCTGTGAGGACTACAGCCAATTTAATAATCAGGTTGACGGGGAAATGCACAGTGACGATGACAAAATGCTCATGTTCATGAAGTCAAAGCAAGTAGTTGGGAATCTGATTGGCCACTGGAGAGCAATCATGAGCCAAGTGCCCAGCCGTCAGATCCGCAGGCTGAGTCGTGCCCAGATGATGTACTGGCCGGAGCACTTCTTGCCACACATCAATGGATCACCTGTCAGTTATGAAAGTCTAACCCTTGACCTCTTCATGCTTGGATATTTCCAGTTACTGGAAATGAACATGTCTCGTGGTGAGAGGAAATTCCGTCACCTCTTGTGCTATGAGATGTTTGACCGTCTTGGCAGCCATAAATGGGAGGTGATAAGACAGTTTCACCGGGAAGTCATGATGGAAATTGAGAGTGGGAAACGGGATTGGGCGGATGGCTTTGAGGATATAAAAATTAAGTATTTTGGAGACATTGATAATGGGGGAGGTATGATGACAGCTTCTCTACATTCAGTGTCTCCTGATATGTCTGCAGTGCCCTCGCAGGAATCACTTCCTCCCCCACcttctcatcctcctcctcctccacctacCCATCCTGCACCCCCACCTCCAAACGCACCTTCTGCATCAGCACCACCCGCTTCCCAACCAGATATTTCCCCATCACCATCTTCTGCTGAAGCCCAGAATTGTGTATCTGACAATGGCAACTCATTGGAGGATGGCGCACGAGAAAATGTCACATCCAATGAGCAGAAACCATCAAATGAGTCTGTGGTTCCTAATGTGACGCTTTCAGAGCAGGACCAAATGCAGAACTTGACAACTAAAAGTGTACAACAAGCTGAGACAACAAAGGACACAAAAGACAGTCCAAAGAAAGACGTTCCACCTGTTGCTGGTACAATCATAGAGAAACCTCATGTGGATAAACAGCCACCCAGAGATGAGCCTAATGAGGATGCAATTAAAGTAATCTATGAGCTAAAAGAGTTTAGCAATGAGGAAATCATCAGATACATTGATCGAAGCTTTGCTttttggaaagaaaaggaagctgAACTTTTTGATATCTAA